CGCTTTCCGAGCCGAAACCGCGTTGTATAGTGGACTAGTAATCTGGTACATAGACCGGTGTCCAGACTCAATTCATTAATTCATTCATTCAATCAGTAATAGCCGATCTTTAATCAGTCAAGAACCAATAAATAGAGATATTCAAATATGCAGGACAATATGACTAATAATCTGTGACATGCACAACATGAtgcaatatataaataaatcagtAGTTTATAAACGTTATTGTAAATTTCAGGCCAAATGTCAAATTCTATTATTAACGAAATCGGTAGGAAAACCCAACCTCGGTAGCTTACTATTCACCTTAGTTGTCGATCACAAGCCAAGATAATTCGTATAAATATCATTTGAGGGATTTTACAATGGTTGTGTTGCAATCTTTAAAAACTCTTTTTTGTACAAAACTTGTACTTAGAGGTTTTAAcactttaaaatttcataacaattaaaatgcatgtccaaaaatcatcaaactttccaaaaaaaccaaaaaatagtCCAGAATTGTTCGGAAGTAGGACAATTCATGAAACTTGTCGGCACGTGGCGTGGCCGAGAATCGTTCGGAAGTCGGACAATTCATGAAACTCGTCGGCACGTGGCGTGGCCGAGCTCCGACCGCCACACGCAGCCGGAATTTTTACAGGAGACGCATCTTGTTATTTCacacaacttttatgttgaacACTTTCCAAATTTGGAACGGATCAATAGCATAATTTGAAAAACTAGAATGACTGTCAAGCTCACTTTGGACGACCAAAAACAGTGCTTCCGGAGATTATCGGGATGATCGGATGACACATTTGTGAACTAGGAAacattttgaacaatttttatgttaaaactgAAGGAAAAAAATTCGTTCAACAATAAGGAAAAATGAGGATCACAAACTAGTAACTTGGAATTGAGTTTTACACGGTTTTGATTGATTTTGGAAAAATTGATTGATGATCTTGATACACCTCCTGGCCTTTATGATTTCTGGATAAAAGAGGATGGTTATgtaaaaatttcagaatttttagAGATGACTTGCTATTTTTCCGTCAATTTCCCTTATTTCTACTTATTTTTGTGACTTCTTTCCAATCTCGTATATTTCTCTAAATCCTACAAAAAGTAAAATGCATCTCAAGTGgtctatttatagtagaaaatgaAGTGGATGAGTAACTATACATGGCCAAGTGTTGCCTAAATGGATGACACATGATTGTTATTAGAATTAATTGATAATAAATACTTTCCATTATTATATAGACTATGGGCTTATTCTATTTATTAATTTAGtatatatgaatttaatatatatttgtatgtaTGTGATAtagtataattttatttattttgaattcatttttaggtcatttatacattttctaGAATCATTTTTctccttaaatttattatatacttttaacctctgtttaaaaaaaatctaatctttaatttatttatttattttgattttattctgATTATTACTAACCTAAATagttttactttatatttttattgaaatgatCTTTATtccatttttaaataaatctaaattccCTTGTTATTTACttgtatatattgtttttaattaattaatattattttacaaacatattttatgtatttttagtattaaatataaatttatataacttTTTTTATGTTGAGGATagtagattttattttatttaattaatgtattgtaattatttttattcaaatcatttatttaaattttgactaaacacttaaaattttttgagGAGTTACACGACCCTAACAAATTACAGATACCAGACATGAATTTAGCCTGAGGACATCATACATGTAAATGAAATTTATAATGGGCCAATTTGGTGAAGAGCCCTAAAAGAGAAAcaaaaacaatttcaaattttatgccACGATACGTGCACATATGAAGGCTAAAGCAAAAACAAATATCATGAAAAGAACTTTCCCTTACCTCAGCCTCCACTTCGGATTCAACATAAGTCTCTTCCTCCTCTCCTTGCTCatgttcttcctcttcttcggCATAATCCTCTTCTGCTTCTTCACCCCTTCCATGTACTGGAGaatcttcatcttcttcaccTTCAGTTTCATACTCAGACTCCTCCTCACTTTCAGAGAAATCCACTGGTTGTCGAGATGATTTAGCACCTGGAAATGCCGACTTATGAGGTATATCTTTAGGGCCCTGAATGTAAAAACCCATAGAGTTAAAATCAAGATTAAATGATAACATTAAATAGAGTGACTAAAGGTAAAGGGACATGACTGCTCATATTACTCATGTCAGATTGACTAACCTTCTTCGCATTAATAATGCGCTTCTCTGCTCGTGCTTCCATCTCTAGGTCGTCCTCAAAGCGACGATGTCCCCTAGAATCATAATAATCTTGTCCATCCTCCTAATGAAGTGAAGAATGATACAGAAACTAATATCAGAAACGAGAATGATTTCACAATAAGATTGGGAGGCAAGTAGTTTTGATTAGGCATTCATGATACGGCAAAACAACAAAAGTAAGCTCGTGTCCAGAAAAGATGCCCTAATTCTAACCTCATCAAGTGCATCCTCCAGAAAACCAGGTGAAAGTTGACGTTCCCTGCGGGCAGGTTGTGTATATTTACGATTCACCTTCTCCTTCTTCCGGTTAAGAAGTTCACTAGCTTTGATTGATTGACTAAGAGCCTAAAAAGACCCACACGACAAAGCAATACTTGAAGTCCATTCACCTGACGATCAAAGCTAAGTACATTTAATTATACCTTCTCTTTTTGCTCCTTCTCCCTCTCCGGATCAATATCTGTGATGCAGTTCTTGACTTTGTAAACCTTTTTGTGTCTCGAATCAACGAGAGCAGTCAATAAACGGTGAGAATTAGAGGATAATGATGAAGGCATAAACCTCATTTTTGATGAAATACTCCCCTGGGATTGGAGAATGCCCTGAAACAGAATTGTCAATCAGCCGAAGGCTCAGCATTATCTAATGAAAATAAGATATCATCCATCTGAACCTGTGCACCTACTAAAGTTTTATCAATAGCTTCGCCAGTATTACATTATCTGTATAATAAAGAGACAATGCACAATATGCAAAGAgaaatgaaaatattacctTTCCATGTCTAAGGAAAAGATGTGTTTGTTCGTGTTGAGCATCCTGCTTAGATATATCAAGCACTTCATTTCCAATAAGCAACTGTAGGCTTCCATCTGACCACTCTACAAATCTGGCATTGCTTTCCATCTACACAGATAATCACTCTATCATGAAATCATAATAACAATCAACTGAATTCGAACATATAGCAACATTATTGTGAGTGCAATTCAAGTACGAAAAACATTCCTATCCAAGATAAAATAATGAACAGAGCTCATATATTGACGATATTGATTTGTGAAGGTATCCTGTTTAAATTTCTCACTTCATCACCAATTCACAACAAAATTTCTCACTTACTCAATCATCAATTCACAACAAATCTATGGTTACATTAGAAAATAAAACCAACTCCtctattttatttaagtaaTCATCAATCTATCAAGATTTACTTGATTTATATGTTGTTTTAATTTGCAGGCTTTGCCTTCCAACATTCTCCTTGGCCTTCAACttgtaaatcttgaaaaatatcTCCATTGTGAAACAAAAAATAGAATTCACGAGCACAAATTAAAAAGGCAAAGATAAAACTAACCCAAATAGAATGGTAATCTGTCCAACCGTCGAGTTTCTTTTagcatattatattaaaaaaattagtttactATTGATTAAAATTCTTAAGTCACGGTTCTAGTTCTACACTGTCTTatcaatatgtttattttatttccaGGTGAACGGGTCTCGTAACCTCTTAGTATTTTGAAATTATGTATTTTGTGCTTGTTGCTTACATCAGGCAAATGTGAACCATAATAAAAAAGTTGGTACATTTCTTTTCACTAAATTTTATACTGTGTTACTTTTGTGTTGTTCTCCAATATTATAAGGACTTTAACAAACATTAAAATATTCGATCCCATCACAACTTTATAATGTCATATCAGAAAGGAATAAAATGGCCCTCtcaatgaaaatatgaaatttattggGGTATATTAGAATTAACTTTCCATCCCAATTTGTTGTCAGTCATGCATTCCATGATCATATGAGCATCATGCACCTATGCAGCCAATTTTACATGTTGTAGAGATACTATAAGCAAAAGATTTACAAACCATCTGCAATAATTTACTCTTTCCACACATTTCAATTCAGGGGACTATATCAGAAGCTATAAAGTCAATGTAAATCTCACAAAAAGAGAGGACCTATTCAATCATATAAGTCTCGTCTACAAAAGCCAATAAAATGTGATATATTGCCCAAaactacaataaaataaatatatattaatgaatataGTCAGGTTGCATTTCAATTAGTGAAGAATTCAAAAGATGAATCTCAAATAATTTCAAGAGTTTAAAATTCATTATACCGATCTATAAACAAGCTTAAAAGAGAgaagaaatttcaaattcaaatgacTCAAAAACATGCAAACAAGTATAAAGGATTcacattatgaatttataatCCATTGATTTTACATTCTTTAATCCAATACTAAGTTTTTTTTCCTCGGATTAACTTATATTTGAGTATTGACAACTTCACTTTCACGTGCACATGTTTCAAATGGGAACAACTGAAAAAGCATTGAAGGCTTTACTTACAGACAATGTGCCATCAGGCTTTTTGACCTTCCTCCAACGAACAACATTATTTTCCAAACGTATCCGCTTTCTCGATCCTGATTCATCAGTCTCATAAAAATCTTCTTCCACAAATGTGTTGGGATCAAAAGGTTTAGAATCTATGCCCATAATATTTGAGACTTTGATCATATTCATCTGCAATAGTAGAATCATCACTACTGTTTCAGCAACTATGTACTTCATACCTAGAGTTTATTACTAAATTGTCCAGGTAAACTAGAACCAATATCCCCTCCAAAACAAGtaattacataaataaaaatcgaaTTAAAACCTACCTAACCATAAATTTTGTATAAGAATGCTATCCAATTTCAAAAGacccaaatattttttttatataagaaacgatattatatataatataaaaaggaTAAAGTTACAAAAAGGCGGAGTTACAAAAAGGCGGACAAGATATCCGCAAGTTCgtagaaaataaaaaacaatatgatCACAACATCATTGAATGAAACTCCAATCCCTAACCAACTCCGAAATCGATAAATGTTTGAAAACTGAAATATTTCTAGTCCACAATGCAGCTCTAAATCTGATGTTATCCCAAGTCCCAACACTAGCCAATCGACTCCACTCCGTTGTCGAAAATCTTTATGTTTCGCTCCAACCTAATCGACTTGTAAACAATAGTTTGGTTTGCACAGGGGCAACGCGAACAAGTTTAGGTTCTTCATTATTGGTTAGACCGGGAGACAAGTTAACTTTCAGTAGATCATATCTCGAGGACTTCACATAAATCATGGCGAGGCTGAAATTAAAGTAAGCATGATGGATGGTTTAACAGTTGTAGGAAAAGTGGTACCTTCGAAATAGACAACTGATCCACTTTGATTTTGTCTTCTTAGATGATATCTCATTACACTAAGCAAAAGCCCAATGTGATTTATATTTCCTACCTTCATACTAGTATCAAAAGTTCCACAGTTCTCAATATGTCATTTGCATCCATGTTTTTGTTAAGATCTACACAATTTCAGCACACATCCAGCCTAAGTTGTGAAAGATTGCacaaattgaataatttatgCAGTTTGAATACTATAGATCAAGTAAACGCTTCAGAAGAATCTATAGGACTCATCACAACTATTTTCCACACAAATTCACCAAACTGTCTTGGTTGTTTTTGAAGAAGCAGATGCCCCATGAAATGATTTAAAACTACCAATATATAATCCAATTAGTACTCTGGATAGACAGAAGCACCGGACTCTGTAAGTGTATTATATCCCAGTCATGAATATTTTGGTTGATTCCAAATTGTAGCAGCTTCCAGTGGAAACAAGACTGTAGGTAAAACCTTGTCTGATTCAGCTGGAGGATGGCGCAGAGGAATCTCCAACTCCAGTGGGGGGCCAACCGGTTTTTCCTTAGGTTTAGAATCGGTGTGGTCCTCTTCAGAATCATATGGTGCATCTTCATCAGGTATCATATCCTCTGGCCTAAGCTCTCCCTCATAAGTTACCTCTTCGTCCACAGGTGATTGCTATATCAAGGGAAAATATGAGAATCATTTCAtatgtatattatttataattacagTGCATCTTTATGCATGAACaaaaaagaaattttcaaaatgagTTCTCCTACTAACGTTTCCTTCTTCAATCTGATTCTGAACTTCGTATTCTGCTTGTTCTTCTTCATCAGAGTCTCCAAAAACATCACGTATCTCTGGTGCGGAGAGTAAAAATTGATCACTTTTCTCATCACCAGGCGATCTGCAGCAAGCCATTAAATTCAGACCCTTGGACACAGTCATCTAAACTATCATACTGAAGAAATGATAAATAACTCAGTTTTGAAATATTCAAAGCAGGTGACAGGAAATGCATTGTTTATAATCCAGTTTAGGCAGAAGGGAAGATCAAATAATAAATGACAACAATTTGTAAAGTAGTGAGCTGATAATAATGAGTAAGAGACCTGTGACTCTGGGCCATATTCACTTCATCGTCCTCATTAGCATGGAAATGATTCTCCTCGGATCTTTCTGATCCACTGTCAATTGCATCACGTCTTCTGCTTGTCACACCTCGTTGGCCATATACCTCCTTTTCATCGCTCTCCGAAGACCGATCTTCACTTTCTTCCCTTTGATCGCCTAATTCAACTTCTTGAGAGCTCTGATCTCTCTCATCCTCGCTCTCTCCATGTAAACGATCAAGATCTTGCGGTTCACCCCCACTCTCAATTTCGGCCTCCCCATGACCTTCACCTTCGCCTTTGGGTCTTCCATCTACTTCatcctaaaattaaaacaagTGTCAGAATATGTTGCATTTCGTTCAAGTGATACGACTATATAAGAATAAATTATACTGGGACTATTGAGATAACTATATTGAATATGAAATAATAATCGATAGATATTAGCATGTTTGATTTGACTAATTCAAATTTGGATTAAAATAACGACAAgatgaattataattttatcttttgaccATCACAGGTAATAGTATACGGTGGCGCTTGGTTCATAAGATATAATTGTGAAATGATAGATTATGTTGCGGCGATTAAACCAATATGATATACtgagaaataaatatttgataaattacCATTATaccctgaaaaaaaaaaagttaagcctgataatttcttttaatctccacattttcttttttccataaaatttcataatccTTGCCTACCACCAAAGAGGAAGAATATGGTTCGTCTCAGTTCCATAATGATGTCAAAGCATAATAAGAAAAACTGAGGTTCAAAGGAAAACTGGACCAGCTCATAATTTATAAGGGCGAtagaataaaatcataaattaaatcatcCAACCAAATAAATCACCGTCAGTGTTAGATTTATATCTCTGAGTAAAAGACATTTGCTCCATACAACCTTCAAAATCTAGTGTCCACTGATATTTTCTCAAATCAGGCCGCACATGTTGTCGGgtgcattattttattttgggtcATATTGGGAGTTTTGAATTCAATTAAGAAATTGGATAGATTATCACATCAACAGGATGAGttgtaaagaaaaaataattatttatgttgaGCATCTGTATAAGAATCGGACCTGAAAAATCTTACCAAGCATGTGTTGGGAGAATTATTTAACCTATCCGACCTCAATCATCCATACCAAACATAACCATATAGTAAAAACCAGGACTAAGGATGTCAGTCATGAATTCACTTTTCAGACATGTTTCATGAAAGTAAAGAGTTGCACACTCATCACCAGACAGATTTCAGAGATTTTCTTCTACCCATTGTAATTTATTTGATAGCTCTTTATTGGTGGCCCCAAACAAAAAATActacaataattttaaaaaagaacaaACATTGAAGTTCAATAATTAGCACATCTTCTGAGGCTGTCAGATTTGAAACTCATATACTTAGGGTTAATAGCCACATACTTGTGTGTCATCGATTTATGGATTGAAAATGATAAGAAATTCTAGATAAACCTTTATCATTCAAGGAAATCTCAGTTAACACAGAGCAACATTGAAAGTAAAATAAAGATAACTATGCATGTACAATCTCTTAAATTGAGTTTAACAAAATTACGTAACGTTTAATCAAGACACAGACAACATGGGAGCAGAATTTTTGAAATGGGAAGAAAGGAAACTgcagattgaaatttgatattttgattaGCAAAAATATAACTTAGATTCTTGAATGAGCATGTAACGTAACTTATACCCTCAATATTTGTCAGAGAACCTCACCTGTAATTCAATTATAGCAATACAAATCACATATGCTTAATCTCCCTGCTTAATCTCATTAACCTATATCCAAAACTAAATATCTTTTGAATCAACACCTGATCTAATAGATGCAGATAAAGTTACACGAGTTCATAACTACAATTTCGAAAAGAATAATGACCAAAATCATTCCATACCAAAAAATGGACACTCTTGCAAGCAGGGACAGgagtaaaataataatgaaaggCAACACTAGGCTATCATAtgcacttttattttaaaatcacaaaACTTGGGAACTTTTGCAGGAAAAGCTCGTGTTTTCATGATTTATACCTTGAAGTTTACCATACAGGTCTACTGCCCTACCTTCCACTGTTAAGCCCACCCTGTGCGGAACAAGCACACAGAAGCCTGCATCCAGGTATTGGCTCACCGTAAATAATTTGGGAATTAGGTTTAAAATATCAGGCTCCAAAACACAAGGAAGACCGATTCTCGCATCCATTACAGCATTGACAAACCaatttcagtaaaataaaataatttcatcagCCAAAACACTTTCGGGTTATAATTCGTTGAAAATTGAAAGTTTTTTTCGGTTTAACAGCGAAGAAAAAATTGAGTAAAAAAAATCCTCACGGAAGCATAATCGGGCTGTCGATTAGATTCGTGCTCGGATTCGATCTCCTcctcttcttcctcttcttctgacTGGTCACCGAACAGGTTTTGCATCATCTGATGCCGCTTCTCTTCTCCCGCCATTTTTACACGAATTCGAGTGCGTTTCTCTCTGTGCTGTGTGTGGTGTGCGCGCGAGTAGGGGTTCTGAGAAGGGGGCTGCAATCAAATATAGATGAATTATACAATCAATATCCACGCCTTTATTAGGAAACAGTAACCGTTCATGAAACAAGactttattgttttatttgccattcccaaaaataaacatattttcatgGAAATGAACTCGTGATTCATTGGATATTTGACAAAAGAATTGTTtgttcaaaaaacaaaaagaactATACGCGAAGCTTATATAATATGTGGATTATCCATGAATAAAGAATTTTTGTAGTCGAGTTGTATGTCACCAAAATCTAAAAGCAGATAAGTTACAAATCatcgataaataattttaactaatttttgtaactaaatttttatagagattaataatattttactgacAGCCTTGTATACAACTAAGAAAACAAAATTGTTGTCCCAAGAAGAATACGAATTGGTAGAGTATATGATTGTTTGACTGATCAAGAGTTTGACTCTCTTTATTAACACTTTCTTTGACGAATTTGTCACACAAAACATGTCCAATATATTTTACGTGACCAACATGATTAACAAGCTATTATGTTAGTCTAAATTAACTAACGTGATTTGCAATTTATTGCATTAATCCGAATGTTTACTCATTACACGTAAAAAAATAGTTGTTATGAGTTCCGatgtaaacaaaaaaacaaaaaacaaaaaaaagttgCTGTTGAATTAATTTAAGAGTGTTAGTTTAGTAAAAATTACCTTTACCTTTTTTCCCTAAAAAACATTGTCAAAGGccaaaagaattacaaaatagacaaagattcaaatatatgttGGTGCTTCATCTATCTGGCTGGCCTTCGTGGCTGGCCTTCGTGTCCAACTATTTTCCGGATACAAATCAATTTCCCCGTTACACCGCGTCATTAGCGATCAGTATACATCTCACCCACATACTTTCATACACTATCTATTCCCACATTCAAAAAGTATACACGCAAACTTAACTAAAAAATTAGTCAAAGTGTTCAGCAATcccgatatttttttaaaaaataattaactcTGATCTAATAATAACAAGTAGACAATGTCTTGACCCGCCACAGAGGAACCTTGTTCGATATGGTAATAAGCTCATGTATTTCCATCATCTTCTAGGAAATGGAAACCATCGATATAGATCCAGTGACAATTTGTGCCCCGGGGTCGATTTTTTTCCAGGACTGTAGACACGTTTTTCTGCAAATCAATCAAACAGGGCCAAAAAGAGTGCCCCAGCATTTACCAACAGATTATCAAGGTGTTGATACTGTGAATTCTTAGTTGAACCGTGTACTACCTTCCACCAACCTTATGTTTGAAGAAAGTCGACACGCATTTCGGATCCCACAATAGTAAATATTTCGTCCACCCTGTAAAAGGTTCAACAGTAGAGAAAtggtttaaataaataaagaaataataatattaaaggaAGTTTTCTCACCATGAGGTGTGAATTCAAGTTGCACAATGTAGGATAATTATAGATGTTTAAAAATCACCGGGAATTTCCATTCAATTTGAAGGTCGGTATTCAGTAAAGTCATCCAACCAACACAGACTAAGATGAATGAGTGCCCCAGAGCTATGCACTAGGAGAGAGGCATGCTCAATCAAAGTGAGACACACTGAGGTATGCTATTTTAAAATCCAGATGcttgaaaaaaattatgtagCATCCGATATTAACTTTACGAACGATTAATGataacaaaaacaaatatttatcaCTGTACATATGGTGTATTGCTACATTGCATTTTCACTTCGGATTCAAAATCCATATTAACCTCGACATGCAATTTGCAAAAGCGTAGCACGTTGACTGGAGCTTGCACTTAAGCCTAGACATGCTTTCAAACAGCTATAGCCTCAAATGTTAAATAACAAAGTGAACAAAAGTTTGAAATGTAATTACCTGCTTCTATTTATGTTCACATCGACCATCCATGTTGTTATGTAAACCTGTAGAGTGAGAGATAAGTTGAGTAACAAAACTAGAGAGGAAGTCAAAAAATGCTAGAATAAGGGTGGTTTTTGTATGAATTTGATACTCATATATGCAGAGTAATGGACAGATACACACTTTTGTTGGTAGATCCATTTACAAATTTCAGCGTAtccatatatttttgttttttatacgCATATGTAAGTATAACCACACAAAGGGAAATATATGGAGATTAAATCTATTCATTTTATTGTAGAATTCCAAACAGGTATTGAGCGCATTTATTAGTACCCTGATCCAGTACATTTATAGAAAATGCTAATATGTTGGAGAAAGACGTGGATTTAATGGGGGTGGTGCTATGCACTTGCAGACAGACCACAAAAGGCCTCATTAAAGGTAATTTTTCGGTCTGAATATTTTAGACAAAACATTTTGCAAATAGCAATAGCACTAGCATGACAAATGATGTGCATAAACGGATATTTAGTTAGAATTGAATTGAATACACAATCGTGCATATTGGACACAGGTAACACGTAGACGATGACCGTTCACTCCTAAACAACAACGGATGTAAAGTGGTATGATCAATACCTGTAGAACATCACAATTCTGTTTTTGTTTCTGCTGAATAGTTGAAGTACTAGATGTGCAACTCTCAAGGGATGGAAGCATTGGTTCACAAGTTTCTTTTGAGAGCAAGTTAGAGATACACAGATCCTTGAATTCCCCCTCATAGAATTCAGCAGACCAATTCAAACCAACAATTTCTGCAACATTATCATCATAGATTGAGAGCAAACCCAACACAAGCAACCGCTGCAACAGTGAAATTCGAGATGGAAAGTTAAAAAAATGCAATACCAATTAAAGGAGAAGAACTAAAAACAATCTTTAAAAGTGGCAAaatagaatattaaaattggatTCACCTTCAGCTTCAGCTCTGATATAAACATTTGAACAACTTCCCATGCTAGTTCCTCTGTAGAATAAAGTTAACAAAATTTGAACATGACAAGATCACTGTATagcttttaaagaaaaacagttcaagagcccaagataaattataaaaagaaaTCTTGCATTCTTGCTAAAAGAAGAAGCAATACTGGACAGCATAGTATTAAAATAGTACAGGATATGAAATTGAACAATGAGCTGAATGGAGTAGCATTAGCATATCTGATTTATTAAAAAACTATCTTCAGTCATTGCAAATTTGAGTTTACTAATACCTACAGTTTGTTAGACTAAACCGAACAGAGATGATCAGAATAAGCTTCAAGCAGGTATCCGTGTCCTTATATATAAGCAGACATAAAAACTGGATGagaatttaagtttaaaattgcACGTACCAAACAGAGCAATTGACCAGAAGGTAAAAACAGGTATTCCACCACAGTCACCACTATCATTGCTATCCTTGGAGCTGTAAGAAAACTGAGCTAATGGGCTGCTGCTAGTCGCTCTATTGTAACACCTCATGGAGTTACAAGCATTGACCATATGAGTCACAACTGTTACCTGGAAAATAGTTTCCCAAGAGCTATAAATGTGTGTCCTGTTGATACACTACCCTCCAGCAAGAACCTAAGTGTAGGCAACAATTCGTTCATATAGTTCTAAACAAAAGTTTTTGTAGcgaaatattaaataaagtaACATGATATTAAAGAATTACAAATTTCTTCTTGGAGCATTCAAATGTTGTTGTGAAATATGGTAATATATGTTATGTAAGTCATAAGATGAGCAATTTTTTTCCAATCTTGTTTCCAAAGACAAGCGACTCCCATAATCCAGAATACTAACAGAGTGTTTCTATGAATGAATTCATGCAACGTTATAGTGCCAGATTCCCGGATGTCCAATGTACATAAGCAGTCGAGTTTACTACAAGAATATAGAACATAAAAAAGACCAGGTCTTCTCAATTTTTCATATGGAAAACTCTTAACCACAAAGAGACATCAATTCATAACCAATGACAATACTTAGCAAGGCATATCATCCTTCAACCTTATCAAGAGGtgaaattatcaaaaataattTCCTAGGGTACGATAGACACGGTCGAGC
This genomic interval from Primulina huaijiensis isolate GDHJ02 chromosome 14, ASM1229523v2, whole genome shotgun sequence contains the following:
- the LOC140956743 gene encoding protein LEO1 homolog isoform X1, whose protein sequence is MAGEEKRHQMMQNLFGDQSEEEEEEEEIESEHESNRQPDYASDEVDGRPKGEGEGHGEAEIESGGEPQDLDRLHGESEDERDQSSQEVELGDQREESEDRSSESDEKEVYGQRGVTSRRRDAIDSGSERSEENHFHANEDDEVNMAQSHRSPGDEKSDQFLLSAPEIRDVFGDSDEEEQAEYEVQNQIEEGNQSPVDEEVTYEGELRPEDMIPDEDAPYDSEEDHTDSKPKEKPVGPPLELEIPLRHPPAESDKMNMIKVSNIMGIDSKPFDPNTFVEEDFYETDESGSRKRIRLENNVVRWRKVKKPDGTLSMESNARFVEWSDGSLQLLIGNEVLDISKQDAQHEQTHLFLRHGKGILQSQGSISSKMRFMPSSLSSNSHRLLTALVDSRHKKVYKVKNCITDIDPEREKEQKEKALSQSIKASELLNRKKEKVNRKYTQPARRERQLSPGFLEDALDEEDGQDYYDSRGHRRFEDDLEMEARAEKRIINAKKGPKDIPHKSAFPGAKSSRQPVDFSESEEESEYETEGEEDEDSPVHGRGEEAEEDYAEEEEEHEQGEEEETYVESEVEAEEAKQVNGSGGSLKRKDIESDEDSPPRKATTHRRMKMVYDSDEE
- the LOC140957430 gene encoding uncharacterized protein is translated as MEPITPPRGSTQISRNPEPATAPASSSAARLWRPVAQRNIRNQWSKLASFRRDWSSAAAAGRSHATFIVNSYLSQKYMDGMDMNVLSDMPNIEKKARRKLFKQQELYRSKLLSSYRDMVTVVTHMVNACNSMRCYNRATSSSPLAQFSYSSKDSNDSGDCGGIPVFTFWSIALFEELAWEVVQMFISELKLKRLLVLGLLSIYDDNVAEIVGLNWSAEFYEGEFKDLCISNLLSKETCEPMLPSLESCTSSTSTIQQKQKQNCDVLQVYITTWMVDVNINRSRVDEIFTIVGSEMRVDFLQT
- the LOC140956743 gene encoding protein LEO1 homolog isoform X2 codes for the protein MVNFKDEVDGRPKGEGEGHGEAEIESGGEPQDLDRLHGESEDERDQSSQEVELGDQREESEDRSSESDEKEVYGQRGVTSRRRDAIDSGSERSEENHFHANEDDEVNMAQSHRSPGDEKSDQFLLSAPEIRDVFGDSDEEEQAEYEVQNQIEEGNQSPVDEEVTYEGELRPEDMIPDEDAPYDSEEDHTDSKPKEKPVGPPLELEIPLRHPPAESDKMNMIKVSNIMGIDSKPFDPNTFVEEDFYETDESGSRKRIRLENNVVRWRKVKKPDGTLSMESNARFVEWSDGSLQLLIGNEVLDISKQDAQHEQTHLFLRHGKGILQSQGSISSKMRFMPSSLSSNSHRLLTALVDSRHKKVYKVKNCITDIDPEREKEQKEKALSQSIKASELLNRKKEKVNRKYTQPARRERQLSPGFLEDALDEEDGQDYYDSRGHRRFEDDLEMEARAEKRIINAKKGPKDIPHKSAFPGAKSSRQPVDFSESEEESEYETEGEEDEDSPVHGRGEEAEEDYAEEEEEHEQGEEEETYVESEVEAEEAKQVNGSGGSLKRKDIESDEDSPPRKATTHRRMKMVYDSDEE